In Carya illinoinensis cultivar Pawnee chromosome 10, C.illinoinensisPawnee_v1, whole genome shotgun sequence, one DNA window encodes the following:
- the LOC122280111 gene encoding LOW QUALITY PROTEIN: auxin-responsive protein SAUR36 (The sequence of the model RefSeq protein was modified relative to this genomic sequence to represent the inferred CDS: deleted 4 bases in 2 codons): MKIMKGKIFRACTNKWRKRSRVVPCAACEYCCQWVLWPPILEENSIPKDVPLKGHLVIYVGENYKRFVIKITILNHPLFKALLDQAEDEYDFTNDSKLCIPCDESLFLSVVRCASFPDDRKISVCLSLKIHAQDHG; encoded by the exons ATGAAGATTATGAAGGGAAAGATTTTCAGGGCATGCACGAACAAGTGGAGAAAGAGGAGTAGAGTCGTACCTTGTGCAGCTTGTGAGTATTGCTGTCAATGGGTTCTTTGGCCTCCAATACTTGAAGAGAATTCTATTCCAAAAGATGTCCCA TTAAAGGGTCACTTGGTAATCTACGTGGGTGAGAACTAC AAGAGGTTTGTAATCAAAATAACCATCCTTAATCATCCACTCTTCAAGGCTTTGCTGGATCAAGCAGAGGATGAATATGATTTCACTAATGACTCAAAACTCTGCATCCCTTGTGACGAAAGTCTTTTTCTGAGTGTTGTTCGCTGCGCTAGCTTTCCTGACGATCGGAAGATCTCCGTGTGTCTGTCTTTAAAAATTCATGCTCAGGACCACGGCTAG